A single window of Dermacentor albipictus isolate Rhodes 1998 colony chromosome 1, USDA_Dalb.pri_finalv2, whole genome shotgun sequence DNA harbors:
- the LOC139050407 gene encoding putative nuclease HARBI1 — MPDGHFRRFRLSKGTVRLLCDELAGQLEAERATGLSVERKVLCALRFFATGSFQASVGSEETIRVSQSTVSECVRRVAEAVVNAGARNKWVRFPKTAEEKAAVKEGFLRRGVIPGVIGCVDGSLIAIIAPKGERKAVFMCRKGYYALNCMFICDADMKILALDPLRPGSDHDVFVWRTTWLRRRFQAGRIVNAGEYLLGDSGYPLEPWLLTPVPGHPPVHTAEGQYNTAQAAMRSRYRTLLYEPERAANIVAACAVLHNLRLSDGDIESGDDSDDDRSSGSSSELDNNDDPMPHSLPRNTGSRMHYLRGRAVHDNVIGMVGTTRAQHMRYLRSVRRQLRRQQQRQHH; from the exons ATGCCGGATGGCCATTTTCGACGTTTTCGCCTCTCGAAGGGAACGGTGCGGTTGTTGTGCGATGAACTGGCGGGGCAACTAGAAGCTGAGCGAGCGACGGGACTGTCGGTGGAGCGGAAAGTGTTGTGTGCgctgcgcttctttgctaccgggagcttccaagcgtccgttgggagcgaggagacgatcCGTGTGTCGCAGTCGACGGTGAGCGAGTGCGTGCGACGTGTGGCAGAGGCTGTCGTGAACGCAGgggcccgcaacaagtgggtccGTTTTCCAAAGACAGCCGAGGAAAAGGCAGCCGTGAAGGAGGGTTTCCTTCGGCGCGGTGTTATCCCCGGCGTCATCGGATGCGTAGACGGCAGCCTCATAGCCATTATCGCACCCAAGGGTGAGCGCAAGGCTGTGTTCATGTGCCGCAAGGGATACTACGCCCTCAACTGCATGTTC ATCTGCGACGCGGACATGAAAATCTTGGCCTTGGACCCTCTGCGACCGGGGTCGGACCACGACGTTTTCGTCTGGCGGACGACATGGTTGCGCCGGCGGTTCCAAGCGGGGCGCATCGTGAATGCCGGGGAATACCTCCTCG GTGACAGTGGCTACCCCTTGGAGCCGTGGCTCCTGACCCCGGTTCCTGGCCATCCTCCAGTGCACACAGCCGAGGGGCAGTACAACACAGCACAAGCCGCCATGCGTTCC CGATATCGCACCCTCCTCTACGAGCCGGAACGTGCAGCCAACATTGTCGCGGCATGTGCTGTGTTGCACAACCTTCGCCTTTCTGATGGCGACATAGAATCGGGCGATGACAGCGATGACGACAGAAGCAGCGGCAGTAGTAGTGAGCTTGACAATAACGACGACCCCATGCCACATAGTCTGCCCCGAAACACGGGGTCTAGAATGCACTACTTGAGAGGGCGGGCTGTTCACGACAATGTGATTGGCATGGTCGGCACAACCCGTGCGCAGCACATGCGTTATCTGAGGAGTGTGCGGCGGCAGCTGCGACGTCAACAGCAGCGTCAGCATCACTAG